In one Balneolales bacterium ANBcel1 genomic region, the following are encoded:
- a CDS encoding amidohydrolase: MNRKKQISPAVESLSGRIDEIFEDVVGWRRHMHRNPELSFQEFETTDWIIEKLESWGYRVHRPCETGCVAELAGGRPGKVTALRADIDALPIQEEGDAKAEFASEKPGVAHCCGHDIHTSNLLGTARLLSEFREQVAGKVVLVFQAGEEVLPGGGRLLMETGILNELGVEQVYGLHTYPALEPGRIGTKEGPLMASPFEFKIEVRGKGGHAAAPHQAVDPIVIAAQIIMQLQTIVSRNIDPSDATVVTVGKFHAGTAPNIIPEKAWLEGTIRTFDEKQTRFIFDRITTIAEKTAEAMGGDAKSQLIIGYPPVINDAAATHRLQEAAGEALITLEKPVMAGEDFSFYQKQIPGAFFFLGSGSEEADSRYPWHHPKYNVDERCLKTGMKVMTNLVLQS; encoded by the coding sequence ATGAATAGAAAAAAGCAGATATCACCCGCCGTTGAGTCGCTGTCCGGCCGCATTGATGAAATTTTTGAGGATGTGGTGGGATGGCGGCGGCACATGCACCGCAATCCGGAGCTGAGCTTCCAGGAGTTTGAAACCACGGACTGGATCATCGAAAAGCTGGAATCGTGGGGGTACCGCGTTCACCGGCCCTGCGAAACTGGCTGCGTAGCCGAACTGGCAGGCGGCAGGCCCGGCAAGGTGACGGCCCTGCGTGCGGATATCGACGCGCTCCCCATTCAGGAGGAAGGCGATGCCAAAGCGGAGTTTGCCTCGGAAAAACCGGGGGTGGCTCACTGTTGTGGACACGATATCCATACCAGCAATCTCCTGGGGACGGCCAGGCTGCTCTCCGAGTTCAGGGAGCAGGTTGCCGGTAAAGTAGTGCTGGTTTTCCAGGCGGGCGAGGAGGTGCTGCCCGGCGGCGGCCGTCTGCTTATGGAAACGGGTATTTTGAACGAATTGGGGGTCGAGCAGGTCTACGGACTCCATACATACCCCGCTCTGGAACCCGGTCGTATCGGAACAAAAGAGGGCCCCTTGATGGCGTCACCGTTCGAATTCAAGATCGAGGTCAGAGGAAAAGGCGGCCATGCGGCAGCCCCCCATCAGGCAGTGGACCCCATTGTCATCGCCGCGCAGATTATTATGCAGCTGCAGACGATCGTCAGCCGGAATATTGATCCCTCCGATGCCACGGTGGTAACCGTCGGGAAGTTCCATGCCGGTACCGCTCCGAACATCATCCCCGAGAAAGCGTGGCTGGAAGGTACCATCCGCACCTTCGACGAGAAGCAGACCCGGTTTATCTTCGACCGGATCACCACTATCGCCGAAAAAACGGCCGAAGCCATGGGAGGAGATGCGAAATCACAACTGATTATCGGCTATCCGCCGGTTATCAACGATGCCGCCGCCACCCACAGGCTGCAGGAAGCGGCCGGCGAAGCCCTGATAACACTTGAGAAGCCGGTTATGGCCGGAGAAGATTTCTCATTCTATCAGAAGCAGATACCGGGCGCGTTCTTCTTTTTGGGAAGTGGCAGTGAGGAGGCCGACAGCCGGTACCCCTGGCATCATCCCAAATACAATGTCGATGAACGGTGCCTCAAAACCGGTATGAAGGTGATGACAAATCTGGTGCTGCAGTCGTGA
- a CDS encoding T9SS type A sorting domain-containing protein, protein MNVIYRAVTTGGGILTAVLLGALFLAAGDAYGQHSGGRSAVTGSVSNVVGQGVAGAGVHLVDQVLSDTLATAQSGPDGMFVLEYDSEVGIGNPYPNPTSDESNILVTSEGGNKEVGVYDVLGRRIHSSQIEFEKGSNKVSLSGFPSSGVYLVNVRGKDFNETAKLTSLGRGSDFNISVTNLGGDSSSSSLSLVVDESENYNGFMQTVPFGRNVNENITLEDKLFEAITEGRLVNVDGGDVSGRLVKSYAGKELEKDVDGSFGFSVDVPRRLLGEEVVYRAVADGFREGTVSRSLKENIDLDVVVLGDEYFSMVTEGHLRDVDGGDVSGSVSMSYKDNVVKQDVDGSFGFSVDVPRRLLGEEVVYRAVADGFRDETVSRGLEELVDLDVVVLGDEYFSMVTRGSLEDVAGEAINGRVVKSYAGVSKEKDVSGDFELSLDVPMRLVGGDSLSYVFSAEGFEDVSKRHSLEVLVDLGDVALDRSKPVLSVSKPDEVKWFSGDFSINASSVNELDSLVLKVEDKVYGWNINGNEVDEGVSHSFENTGRIPYTVKAFDVHGTKKVLEDFVDVRERHDFRVEARGFFDKNPNPYASIQARHLESGRDTTMVADGDGIISSVLPRGDYVLDIIGGEEASVVDGVPGMSEVNRLMVSENEYPVPGMFWHGAERDGVPVTYVVSGYGPRELENHRTNTGNVEVLFRLRDDFDSHMETVENKFDVDTHGYFIDEWSRFNDVIWVDQGDWEGSDRHPFVILPDVTEEQVVVFNKGNSAYGRGWNVAVAAGNHLPREDHPDGGLYLPGSSWNEEELENWEIFKEDMRSVLEDSLDINPFSIKFVEDYAENLTDLGYVNDYGGYSGSYMDLADNVMYVGRTNLGGIENRIIRIRDPPSPSGHPNPPPIGYDNNERIMLSSFFFVNGSLPSWYTNELNHFFSTVNEPNPGICSVKDFNTSAIVNPDPPSYCTDRQEVKYVDDEGKHLRSGNPKDFMVWMASAGFGGFPQQQISQVYMQKLGEDPVAVEYVLESDEWDPRSSYDDRNRGVGNAYKGFNLMLPKTE, encoded by the coding sequence ATGAACGTTATCTATCGGGCAGTTACGACAGGCGGGGGGATCCTGACGGCCGTTTTACTTGGTGCACTATTCCTGGCGGCCGGCGATGCGTACGGACAGCACAGCGGCGGGCGAAGCGCGGTTACCGGCAGTGTGAGCAATGTGGTTGGTCAGGGTGTCGCGGGCGCTGGGGTGCATTTGGTGGATCAGGTTTTGAGCGATACGCTGGCAACAGCTCAGAGCGGACCGGATGGCATGTTTGTTTTGGAATATGATTCGGAAGTTGGCATAGGTAATCCTTATCCTAATCCTACTAGTGATGAATCCAACATCTTAGTTACGAGTGAGGGGGGTAATAAAGAAGTGGGTGTTTATGACGTTCTGGGTAGAAGGATTCACAGTTCTCAGATAGAGTTCGAAAAAGGCAGTAACAAAGTATCTTTGAGCGGTTTTCCTAGTAGCGGTGTTTATTTAGTGAATGTTCGTGGAAAAGATTTTAATGAGACTGCTAAGTTAACTAGTCTTGGTAGAGGTAGTGATTTTAATATTAGTGTTACAAATCTTGGAGGGGATAGTTCAAGTAGTAGTTTGTCTTTAGTCGTAGATGAAAGCGAGAATTATAACGGTTTTATGCAGACTGTTCCTTTTGGAAGGAATGTTAATGAAAATATCACTTTGGAGGATAAGTTATTCGAAGCGATTACTGAAGGAAGACTTGTTAATGTTGATGGAGGGGATGTTAGTGGTCGTTTGGTTAAGTCTTATGCAGGTAAGGAGCTTGAGAAGGATGTTGATGGAAGTTTTGGTTTTTCTGTTGATGTTCCTAGAAGATTGTTGGGTGAGGAGGTTGTTTACAGGGCTGTGGCTGATGGTTTCAGAGAGGGAACGGTTAGTCGTAGTTTGAAAGAGAATATTGATTTGGATGTTGTTGTTTTGGGTGATGAGTATTTTAGTATGGTTACTGAGGGTCATTTGCGTGATGTTGATGGCGGGGATGTTAGTGGTAGTGTTAGCATGTCTTATAAGGATAATGTTGTTAAGCAGGATGTTGATGGAAGTTTTGGTTTTTCTGTTGATGTTCCTAGAAGATTGTTGGGTGAGGAGGTTGTTTATAGGGCTGTGGCTGATGGTTTTAGGGATGAAACAGTTAGTCGTGGTTTGGAGGAGTTGGTTGATTTGGATGTTGTTGTTTTGGGTGATGAGTATTTTAGTATGGTTACCAGGGGTAGTTTGGAAGATGTGGCTGGTGAGGCTATAAATGGTAGGGTTGTGAAGTCTTATGCTGGTGTCAGCAAGGAGAAAGATGTGAGTGGTGATTTTGAGTTGTCTTTGGATGTTCCTATGCGTTTGGTGGGCGGGGATAGTTTGAGTTATGTTTTTTCTGCCGAAGGTTTTGAGGATGTGTCGAAGAGGCATAGTTTGGAGGTTTTGGTTGATCTTGGTGATGTTGCGCTTGACAGGTCTAAACCTGTTTTGAGTGTTTCTAAGCCGGATGAGGTTAAATGGTTCAGTGGAGATTTTAGTATTAACGCGAGTAGTGTTAATGAATTAGATAGTTTAGTTTTGAAAGTTGAAGATAAAGTTTATGGTTGGAATATTAATGGGAATGAGGTTGATGAAGGTGTAAGTCATAGTTTTGAAAATACTGGCCGTATTCCTTACACGGTTAAAGCTTTTGATGTTCACGGCACTAAAAAAGTTTTGGAAGACTTTGTGGATGTTCGTGAAAGGCATGATTTTAGGGTTGAGGCTCGTGGTTTCTTTGATAAAAATCCTAATCCTTATGCTAGTATCCAAGCCAGGCATTTGGAGAGTGGAAGGGATACTACTATGGTTGCGGATGGAGATGGTATTATCAGCAGTGTTCTTCCGAGGGGTGATTACGTCTTGGATATTATTGGTGGTGAGGAGGCTAGTGTTGTTGATGGTGTTCCTGGTATGAGTGAGGTTAATCGTTTAATGGTTTCTGAGAATGAGTATCCTGTTCCTGGTATGTTTTGGCATGGTGCTGAGAGGGATGGTGTTCCTGTAACTTATGTAGTGAGTGGTTATGGTCCTAGGGAGTTGGAGAATCATCGTACGAATACTGGTAATGTTGAGGTTTTGTTCAGGCTTAGGGATGATTTTGATAGTCATATGGAGACTGTTGAGAACAAGTTTGATGTGGATACGCATGGTTATTTTATTGATGAGTGGAGTCGTTTTAATGATGTGATTTGGGTGGACCAGGGAGATTGGGAGGGTAGCGATAGGCATCCTTTTGTGATTTTGCCTGATGTTACTGAGGAGCAGGTGGTTGTTTTTAATAAAGGTAATTCTGCTTATGGTAGGGGTTGGAATGTAGCTGTTGCTGCTGGTAATCATCTTCCTAGGGAGGATCATCCGGATGGTGGTTTGTATCTTCCAGGCAGTTCTTGGAATGAGGAGGAGTTGGAGAATTGGGAGATTTTTAAGGAGGATATGCGTAGTGTTTTAGAAGATAGTTTGGATATTAATCCTTTTAGTATTAAATTTGTGGAAGATTATGCGGAAAACCTCACGGATTTAGGTTATGTTAATGATTATGGCGGTTATAGTGGTTCTTATATGGATCTTGCGGATAATGTTATGTACGTGGGCAGGACGAATTTAGGTGGTATTGAGAATAGGATTATTAGGATACGTGATCCTCCTTCTCCTAGCGGACATCCTAATCCTCCTCCTATTGGGTATGATAATAATGAGCGGATTATGTTGTCTAGTTTTTTTTTCGTGAATGGTAGTTTGCCTAGTTGGTATACTAATGAGTTGAATCATTTCTTCAGCACTGTTAACGAGCCGAATCCTGGCATTTGTAGCGTTAAGGATTTTAATACTAGTGCTATTGTTAATCCTGATCCTCCTAGTTATTGTACTGATAGGCAGGAGGTTAAGTATGTTGATGATGAAGGTAAGCATTTGCGCAGTGGTAATCCTAAGGATTTTATGGTTTGGATGGCTAGTGCGGGTTTTGGTGGTTTTCCTCAGCAACAGATTAGTCAGGTTTATATGCAGAAGTTAGGGGAGGATCCTGTTGCTGTAGAGTATGTTTTAGAAAGTGATGAGTGGGATCCTAGATCTTCTTATGATGATCGTAATAGGGGGGTTGGTAATGCGTATAAGGGTTTTAATTTAATGCTTCCTAAAACTGAATAA
- a CDS encoding ATP-grasp domain-containing protein has product MSKKQVFIIGLDDFNLKMLKALPEAKECDFHAALDISEIRDVKEYDMEKLVNLCFERIDRHGKIDAVASYYDFPGTVLVPVIAEKYGLPGPTLESILKCEHKFWSRMEQQKVIPDHIPMFRAFDPFDDHAYEKLEMIPPFWIKPNKSFRSFLAYRISSESHFYENTKTIQKHIHFMLEPFQKLMQMYNIPEEVSEMKESCIAESMISGHQCTLEGYVYNGNVVSYGVVDSLREEDRSSFSRYEYPSVLPQEIQFRMADVTRRTIQQIGMDNSPFNVEFFYNQTADEVYLLEINPRISQAHTDIFEKVHGISHHAIMLNLALGRKPKTLYYNGDFNKAAHFMLRTFESGRINKVPTKNEINILKKFIPGLEVKIPVREGVHTSEMQGQDSYSFELANIFIGGRDQAELVEKYSKVCDGLTFEIDYDEEVHLH; this is encoded by the coding sequence ATGAGTAAAAAACAAGTTTTCATCATTGGGCTGGATGATTTCAACCTGAAAATGTTGAAGGCCCTGCCGGAAGCGAAAGAGTGTGACTTCCATGCGGCACTGGATATCTCCGAAATCAGGGATGTCAAGGAGTACGACATGGAAAAGCTGGTTAACCTGTGTTTCGAGCGGATTGACAGGCATGGCAAGATCGATGCGGTCGCCTCGTACTACGACTTTCCCGGCACGGTTCTGGTCCCGGTGATTGCGGAGAAGTACGGTTTGCCGGGCCCGACCCTGGAGAGTATCCTGAAATGTGAACACAAGTTCTGGAGCCGGATGGAGCAACAGAAGGTGATACCCGATCACATCCCCATGTTCCGGGCGTTTGACCCCTTTGACGACCATGCGTATGAGAAGCTGGAGATGATCCCGCCGTTCTGGATCAAACCCAACAAATCGTTCCGGTCATTTCTGGCGTATCGCATCAGCAGCGAGTCCCACTTCTACGAGAACACCAAAACCATCCAGAAACATATTCATTTTATGCTGGAGCCGTTCCAGAAATTGATGCAGATGTATAACATTCCCGAAGAGGTATCGGAAATGAAAGAGAGCTGTATCGCCGAATCCATGATCTCCGGACATCAGTGCACCCTGGAAGGGTATGTGTACAACGGAAATGTCGTTTCTTATGGCGTGGTGGATTCCCTACGTGAAGAAGACCGGTCCTCATTCTCCCGTTACGAGTATCCATCCGTGCTGCCACAGGAAATACAGTTCCGCATGGCTGATGTCACACGCCGTACCATCCAGCAGATCGGCATGGACAACTCACCGTTCAATGTCGAGTTCTTCTACAACCAGACCGCCGACGAGGTCTACCTGCTGGAGATCAACCCGCGTATCTCGCAGGCGCACACGGATATTTTCGAGAAAGTGCACGGGATTTCTCACCACGCCATCATGCTGAACCTGGCACTGGGACGTAAGCCCAAAACATTATACTATAACGGTGACTTCAACAAGGCGGCCCATTTCATGCTCCGGACCTTCGAAAGCGGGCGCATCAATAAGGTGCCGACCAAAAACGAAATCAACATCCTGAAAAAATTCATCCCCGGCCTGGAAGTGAAAATTCCGGTCAGGGAAGGTGTCCACACCAGTGAAATGCAAGGACAGGACAGCTACAGCTTCGAGCTGGCCAACATCTTCATCGGAGGGCGCGACCAGGCGGAGCTGGTGGAAAAATACAGCAAGGTATGCGACGGACTCACGTTTGAAATTGATTACGATGAAGAGGTGCACCTGCACTAA
- a CDS encoding CocE/NonD family hydrolase codes for MKTVKTSSLPVPITAIEHTWIPMRDGCRLSARIWMPEDAEKNPVPAILEYIPYRKRDLKRSRDTQVHSYFAAHGYASIRVDLRGSGDSEGVLKDEYLQTELDDGVDILAWLEQQPWCNGKAGMIGISWGGFNGLQIAAMQPPQLKAVISLCSTDDRYADDVHYMGGCLLNDNLSWASTMFAFNSLPPDPEIVGEEWRDMWMERLEGSGLWVDTWMRHQQRDDYWKHGSVCEDFNAIKAPVFAVSGWADGYSNAVFRLVQNLNVTCKGLVGPWSHIYPHEASPGPQIGFLQECLRWWDRWLKDEDTGVEEEPDMRVWMQESVKPRAVYKKRPGYWVAEPSWPSPNIIPTQWPLDNARILKPDEERIASNGPLTIQSPLSVGLFAGKWCSYSKGPDLPYDQREEDGGSLVFDSEPLRKDLMIIGAPKLHLELSANKPVAMIAVRLSDIARDDKATRVTYGLLNLCHRNSHEHPEFLEPGEKVKVTIELNDIAQHLPEGNRLRVAISTSYWPLAWPSPEPARLTIHPDKSTLELPVRENASPFDDQMSDFEEAEAVKGFVTTPLKPAEHNWVITRDLASEESTLHVIDNEGTNRLEDTGTEITRNTEEWYRYLLDKFESVNGEVKAVRRLKRGEWDVETITRTTLTCDSSVFRIHATLDAYENGRRVFSKIWDREVPRRFI; via the coding sequence ATGAAAACTGTAAAGACTTCGTCACTACCGGTTCCGATCACAGCCATTGAGCACACCTGGATCCCCATGCGGGACGGTTGCCGCCTGTCGGCCCGCATCTGGATGCCCGAGGATGCCGAGAAGAACCCCGTTCCGGCCATCCTGGAATATATTCCCTACCGGAAACGTGACCTGAAGCGGTCCCGCGACACCCAGGTGCATTCCTATTTTGCCGCGCACGGTTACGCATCCATCCGGGTGGATCTGCGTGGCAGCGGTGACTCCGAGGGCGTCCTCAAGGATGAATACCTGCAAACCGAACTCGACGACGGGGTCGACATCCTGGCATGGCTGGAACAGCAGCCCTGGTGCAACGGAAAAGCCGGCATGATCGGCATCTCATGGGGCGGATTCAACGGACTCCAGATCGCCGCGATGCAGCCCCCGCAGCTCAAGGCGGTCATCAGTCTCTGCTCCACCGACGACCGGTACGCCGATGACGTCCATTACATGGGCGGGTGCCTGCTAAACGACAACCTCTCCTGGGCCTCCACCATGTTCGCCTTCAACTCCCTTCCGCCCGATCCCGAGATTGTCGGCGAAGAATGGCGGGATATGTGGATGGAGCGGCTCGAGGGAAGCGGCTTGTGGGTCGACACCTGGATGCGCCATCAGCAGCGCGACGACTACTGGAAGCACGGATCGGTATGCGAAGATTTCAACGCCATCAAAGCACCGGTTTTTGCCGTGAGCGGCTGGGCGGATGGCTACTCCAACGCGGTTTTTCGCCTGGTGCAGAACCTTAATGTGACCTGCAAGGGGCTGGTCGGACCGTGGAGCCATATCTATCCCCACGAAGCCTCCCCTGGACCGCAAATCGGATTTCTGCAGGAGTGCCTGCGGTGGTGGGACCGCTGGCTCAAAGACGAGGATACCGGCGTGGAAGAGGAGCCGGACATGCGGGTGTGGATGCAGGAGAGTGTCAAGCCCCGAGCCGTTTACAAGAAACGCCCGGGTTACTGGGTGGCCGAACCCTCCTGGCCGTCTCCCAATATCATCCCGACCCAGTGGCCGCTGGACAACGCCCGCATACTCAAACCCGATGAGGAGCGGATTGCCTCCAACGGTCCGCTCACTATACAGTCGCCGCTGAGTGTCGGCCTTTTTGCCGGCAAATGGTGCTCCTACAGTAAAGGCCCGGACCTGCCCTATGACCAGCGCGAGGAGGACGGCGGCTCCCTGGTGTTCGACAGCGAACCGCTCAGGAAGGACCTGATGATCATAGGAGCTCCGAAACTGCACCTGGAGCTGTCGGCGAACAAACCGGTGGCCATGATCGCCGTGCGGCTCTCTGATATTGCCAGGGACGACAAAGCGACGCGCGTGACCTACGGGCTGCTCAACCTCTGCCACCGCAACAGCCATGAGCACCCCGAGTTCCTGGAGCCGGGTGAAAAAGTGAAAGTGACCATCGAGCTTAACGACATCGCCCAGCACCTTCCGGAAGGCAACCGGCTGCGGGTCGCGATATCCACCTCCTACTGGCCGCTGGCCTGGCCGTCACCCGAGCCGGCGCGACTCACCATCCACCCGGATAAAAGCACTCTGGAGCTTCCTGTACGTGAGAATGCTTCCCCGTTCGATGATCAGATGAGCGATTTCGAGGAAGCGGAGGCGGTAAAAGGGTTCGTCACTACGCCCCTCAAACCGGCCGAGCACAACTGGGTAATCACCCGTGACCTGGCCTCCGAGGAGTCCACACTGCATGTAATTGACAATGAAGGAACCAATCGGCTGGAGGACACCGGTACGGAAATCACCCGGAATACCGAGGAGTGGTACCGATATCTGCTGGACAAGTTCGAGTCCGTTAACGGCGAAGTGAAAGCGGTGCGGCGTCTGAAACGCGGGGAGTGGGATGTCGAAACCATCACCCGCACGACACTTACCTGTGATAGCAGCGTCTTCAGGATTCACGCCACCCTGGATGCCTATGAAAACGGGCGCCGAGTGTTCAGCAAAATCTGGGACAGAGAAGTGCCACGCCGTTTTATTTGA